The DNA region TGGAAGCCGTGATAGCCGGCGGCCGTCTTGCGCTCGGTGCGCGCGAGCGCGTATTCCTCCTGCGTGTCCGGATGCAGGAACACCGGGAAATCCTTGCCGACCGGCCGGAAGCCCTGGGCGACCATCTGCTCGGGCGTCGCGCCCACCACCACGTAGTCGCGGTCCTGCACCGGCACGCCGAGCAAGTCGTCGCGGATCGCTCCGCCTACTGCGTAGATGTTCATGGATTCGGTTCGTATTCGGCAATCACGTTGGTTTCGCGGCGAGCGGCGTCGATCCAGCGCTGCACCGCCGGCAGCGCGGTCACGCGCGCGGCATACCCGGCTGCCTCCGGCGACAGCGCCGGCGCATACGTGTTGAAGCGCATCACGACCGGCGCATACATCGCATCGGCAATTCCGAACTCACCGAACAGGAACGGCCCGCCCGAGGCCTCGATGCACGCGCTCCACAGCGCGTCGATACGCGCGACGTCGGCCAGCGCATCGGGCGTCGCACCGCGCCCCGGCATCGACGCGCGCACGTTCATCCCCATCTGCGTGCGCAGCGCGGCGAAGCCCGAATGCATCTCGGCCGAGATGCAGCGCGCGTGGACGCGCTCCAGCGGATCGGCCGGCCACATCGGGAATTGCGGATAGCGCTCGGCGAGCGTCTCGGCGATCGCGAGCGAATCCCAGATCGCCGTGCCGTGATCGTCGATCAGGCACGGCACCTTGCCGGTCGGCGAATACTCGCGGATGCGCGCGGCCGTGTCGTCGCGGCGCAGCTCGATCGCGACCTCGTCGAACGGGATCCCGAAATGCGCGAGCAGCAGCCACGGCCGCATCGACCACGACGAGTAATTCTTGTCTCCAATGACGAGTTTCATGGCGGTGTTCCGAAAGGCGCGAAAGTGAATGACGGAAAGCGGCTGCCCGCGACGCCTAGCGGCGCGAGCGGAACCAGTCGAAGCGGGAGCGCTGCGCGCCGTCACCGAGATACGCGGGCGCGATGCTCTCGAGACTCGCGGGCGACAGCCCGAGTTCCGGCGCGAGCGGCCCTGACAGCACGTTGGGCACCGACATCGACGCGAGATTGTCGCGCGTGATCATCGGCTCGCCGGGCAGGCATTCGAACACGCGCGCCTGCAGCTGCGCAAGCGCGTCGGACAGCCGCACGATGCGTGCCTGCCGGCCGACCAGCGTGCCGCAATAGCGCACCAGCTGCTCGAGCGTATAGACGGTCGGACCGCCGAGCTCGTAGGTTTTGCCGTGCGCGGCCGTGAGATCGAGCGTGTTGACGAACGCGGTTACGACGTCACCGACGAACACCGGCTGGAAACGCGCGTCGGGCATCGCGAGCGGCAGCACCGGCAGCGTGCGCTGCAGGTTCGCGAATGTGTTGAGGAATGTGTCGCCGGGGCCGAACACGACCGACGGGCGGAAGATCGTCAGCGCGAGCGAATCGGTCGCCGCGACCGCGTGCAGCGCGGCCTCGCCGTCGCCTTTCGAGCGCTGGTACATGCTCGCGCCGTGCGAATCGGCGCCGAGCGCGCTCATGTGCAGCACGCGCTGCACGCCGACTTCGACGCATGCGGCGGCCAGCGCGGCCGGCAGCGCGACGTGCGCGCGCTCGAAGCCGGGCCCGTATGGCGTGCCGCGGCCGTCGTGCAGCACGCCGACGAGATTGATGGCTGCGTGCGCGCCGGCGACGAACCGGGCCAGCGTGCGCGTGTCGAGCGCATCGAGCTCGACGATCTCGACCGGCAGCATCTGCAGGTGGCGCGCGTGGTCGCGCCGCCGCGTGCCAATCCTCACATGCTTGCCGGCGTCGATCAGCGCATTGACGAGCCGGCTGCCGATGAAGCCGGTGCCGCCCAGCAGCGCGACGGTCTGGCGATCCATGGTCGAGTCCTCCAACGGGCGGTTCACGCTGATGACGGGCTTGCGAACGAGCCGTGCCGGCTGTCACCAGCGGGGCTTCCTTCGGGCGCATGCAAGAAGCGGGGCGCGCCGTCCGGCCGAGCCTGACGAGCGACGTGCGACGCCGCAATGCGGCCGGCCACGCTCACGCCCCTGACCAGGAGAATCATAGACGGGGCTGGCCCGTCATGAGCGTGGACAGCCCCTCGAGCATACTGCCGCGTGTCGCGCGGCAGTATGAAGATTGCGGATCAGGGCGAGATCATGCCCAGGCGTTTCTTCAACGACTGCGGTTTGCCCTCGAAGAGCGCCGCGTAGTAGACGGTGTTCGACAGCACGTTCTTCACGTAGTCGCGCGTCTCGTTGAACGGAATCGTCTCCGCGAAGATCGCGCCTTCGACCGGCTGCGTCAGCACCTGGCGCCACTGGCGCGGCCGGCCCGGGCCCGCGTTGTAGCCGGCGGTCGCCAGCACCGGCGAGCTGTCGAAGTTGTTGTAGATGTCCGCCAGATACCAGGTGCCGAGCTGGATGTTGGTATTGATGTCGTGCATCTGCGCACGCGTGATCGTGCCCATCCCGAGCTTCTTCGCGACGAGCTGCGCGGTGGCCGGCATCAGCTGCATCAGCCCGCCCGCGCCAACGGAAGAACGCGCGTTCGTGATGAAGCGCGATTCCTGGCGGATCAGCCCGTACGCCCATTCGATGTCGAGGCCCGACGACTGCGCGTAGCGCTCGACGATGTCGCGGTACGGCGACGGGTAGCGCAGCGTGAAGTCGTGCTCGGCCTTCGTGCGGTCGGCCGTGTTGACCGTTCGGTCGAGCAGGTCGACGCGCTTGCCGTATTCGGCGGCCGCGAGCAGTTGGCGATCGGTCATCCCGCGCAGCGGCCAGTTCCATTCGCGGTTGCCTTCGAGGCGCAGGTTCAGCGCATAGAAGCGCTGCGCGAGCGCGAAGCCCGGGATCTTGCTCATCGCGCCGATGTCGGCGTCGCTCACCTTCGTGCGCGGCGGAACGCTCGTGCGCTGGCCGAGCTCTTCGCCGGCGAGCTGCCCGTAGAAGTTGTACTGGCCCGCGACCTGCTCGAATTCCTGGTTCGCCTGCAGCGTGTCGCCGCTTTGCTTGAGCGCGCGCGCATGCCAGTAGATCCAGGCCGGATCCTCGCGCAGCGACGGCGGCATCTGCTCGATCGACCAGCGCACCATCGGCCAGTTGCCGGCGAGCAGCGCGGCGCGCGTGCGCCATTCGTAGCCCGGGTTCGACAGCTGCGCGTTCGCGGATTTCGCATACCAGACCGACGCGAGCGGCGAGCGCTTGATCGCGCCCTGGTAGCCGATCGCGCCCCACGCGATCGCCTGTTCCGGCTTAGTGAGCGAGCCGGCGACGGAGGTCAGCATCCCGGCCGCCGCGTCCGGATCGTTGCGCGCCATGCGGCCGAGCGCGATCAGCGCGAGCTGGTGCGACGCCGCGTCGGGGCCGACGCCGCGCGCGAGGTACAGCGGCGGCGCGCTGGTCGCCTGGTCGAAGTCGACCGGGCGCGGGCCGAGCGCGTCGACGATCTTGCCGCCGAGCGTCGTGTAGTTCTGCTCGTACGCGAGGCGCGCCTGCTGCCACACGTCGTCGCTCGTGAACTGATGGTTGACCGTCAGCGCCGTAATCAGGTCGACACAGGCGTCGCCGTAGTATTTCGGCTCGACGAGCAGCGCACGTGCCGCGTCGGCGACGTTCTCGCCGCGCGCCGCGCGCGATTCGAGCGCGTAGCACTTGACCTGCGTGTCGTCGTCGAGCACGAAGCGCTTGTACTGGTCGTCGAAGTTGCGCCAGTCGTGGCGCGCGCCGAGCACGAGCAGGTAGTCGTTGCGCATGCGGTCGGCGATCGCCTGTCCGTCGTAGCGCTGCAGGAACGACTGCACGGGTGCGTCGGGCGCGTCGACGCGTGCGCGGCCCGTCGAATCGAACAGCTGCGGCTTGATCTGGAAATACTCGACGTAGGACGGGACCGGATAGTTCGGGATCAGCGACGCGAGCTGCGCGGCCTTCGCGGCGTCGTTGCGGCGCGCGGCTTCGCGAAGCTGCACGAAGATCTGGTCATCCCCGGCGAGCGTGTCGTCGCCCGGTGCGGCGCACGCGGCCGTGCCCGCGACGAGCGCGGCGGCGGAAAGCGTGAGCGCGACCGCGCGATATACTCGGAAAAGGCTGTTCGACATCGTTTTGAATGGAGCACGAATTGAGCGAAAGCATAGCATGCAACCCTGTGCCGAACCCGAAGGTTGCACTGCGTAAAACGCTGGCCGGCGCGCGTCGCGACGCCGCGTCGCAGCCCGCCGCGAACGCCGCGCTCGACGCGCGCCTGCGCGCGTTGCTCGAACGCCTCGCGCCGCGCACGGTCGGCTTCTACTGGCCGCTGCCGGGCGAATTCGACGCGCGCGACGCGGTGCTCGCGTGGTCCGCGGCCGGCAGCGGCCGCCGTGCCGCGCTGCCGGTGATCGGCGAGCGTCACACACCGCTCGCGTTCCATGCGTGGGATGCGCACACGCCGATGCGCGAAGGGCATCACCGGATTCCGGAGCCGGCGTCGGGGGTCGTCGTCGTGCCCGACCTGTTGCTGATTCCGTGTGTGGGATTCGATCTGGAGCGCTACCGGCTCGGCTATGGCGGCGGCTACTACGACCGCACGCTCGCGGTGTGGCCGGGCGACACGCTGCCGGTGACGGTCGGCATCGCCTATGAAGCGTGCCGCGTCGATGCGCTGCCGGCCGAGGCGCACGATCTCGCGATGCGCTGGATCGTCACCGACGCCGCGCTTTACCCGGCCGCCGGATGACGCGGCGCGCGACACCGCGCCAGCCGCATGCCGCGCGTTACCGCGTTCCCCGTTCCGTTCGCAATCGTTTACAGCGAGGCCGCCGCCCGCGCGGCCGTATCGTAGAGGCCCGATGCGTGGCGCAGCAGTTGCGCCGCGTCGCCGATCTGCGCGTTGGTGAGGCCGCTGTCCTTCAGCGTCTCGATCAGGCAATGCTCGCGCACCTCGCGATACTTCAGGCACAGCTCGCGGCCCGCGTCGGTCGCGAAGAAGAACACTTCCTTGCCGCTCTTCTCGCTTTTCACATAGCCGCGCGCGATCAGTTTTTTCAGCGCGTAGGTCGCGACGTGCGTATCCTCGATATTGAGCACGAAGCAGATGTCGGCGAGCTTTTTCTTGCGTTCGCGATGGCTCACGTGATGCAGCAGCGACACCTCGACCGCCGTCATGTCCTTCGCGCCCGCGGCCGACATGCAGCGCACCATCCATCGGTTGAATGCGTTGCCGGCCATGATGAGGCCGTATTCGAGTTCCGACAGCTCGGCGCTCGACTCGGAAACGAGGTGTTCGGATGACACGATCTTGGTCGCAGGACGCTTCATGGAAAGGCGGCGCAAGCCGGATGACAGGGTGTGCCGAGTGTACGACAGAAGCCCCGGCATACGAGCTAGGCGAAAACGCTTATTGGGAAGTTGTCGATATTTTATCGACAATGTGCGCTAACATTGCCGTCCGAACCGTGCCAGTCCGATGACGCAACCCCGCATTTATCCGCTCGGCGATGCCGCCCTCGTCTGCGAGGTGCCGCCGCCCGCCACGCTCGATTGCCAGCGCCGCGTCTGGGCCGTCGCCGAGGTCGCGCGCGCGTGGCCCGACGTGATCGACGTCGTGCCCGGCATGAACAATCTGACGATCGTGTTCGACGCGCTCGCCGCGACGGCCGAGTCGCTCACGCCGGCGCTGCGCGACGCGTGGGAAACCGCCGACGTCGAGCACGCGGAGGGCCGCGAAGTCGAGATTCCCGTCGAATACGGCGGCACCGCCGGCCCCGACCTGCCGGCCGTCGCCGCGCACACGGGGCTGTCGGCCGACGAAGTCGTCGCGCGCCACGCGGCCGGCGAATACGTCGTGTTCTTCGTCGGCTTCCAGCCGGGCTTCGCGTATCTCGGCGGCCTCGATGCGTCGCTGCACACGCCGCGCCGCGCGGCGCCGCGCCTGGAAGTGCCGGCCGGCTCGGTCGGCATCGGCGGTGCGCAGACGGGCATCTATCCAGCCACGTCGCCCGGCGGCTGGCAACTGATCGGCCGCACGTCGCACGTGCTGTTCGATCCCACGCGGGCGCAGCCGACACTGCTGCTGCCCGGCGACCGCGTACGCTTCACCATTGCCGGAGTCGACGCGACATGAGCCAGAACACCGCACCGGGCACGATCGAGGTCGTCCGCGCCGGCCCGCTGTCGACCGTCCAGGATCTCGGCCGCCGCGGCACGCGCCATCTCGGCGTCGCGCAGGGCGGCGCGCTCGACGGCCTCGCGCTCGAGGTCGGCAACCGGCTGGTCGGCAATCGCCCCGACGCGGCGGCCGTCGAAATCACGATCGGCCCGGCCGCGTTCCGCTTCACGCGCGCGACGCGCATCGCGATCACCGGCACCGAATTCGGCGCGACGCTCGACGGCAAGCCCGTGTATTCATGGTGGAGCCTGCCGGTCGAGGCCGGGCAGACGCTCGTGCTGCCGGCCGCGAAGCGCGGGATGCGCGGCTACCTGTGCATCGCGGGCGGCGTCGACGTGCTGCCGATGCTCGGCTCGCGCAGCACCGATCTCGCGTCGCGCTTCGGCGGCCTCGGCGGCCGCGCGCTGCGCGACGGCGATCGGCTTCCGGTCGGCGTGCCGCCGGCCGGCGCCGGCTGCCTCGCGGCCGATGCGCCCGAATTCGGCGTGAAGGCGCCCATGTGGTGCGCGTTCGTGCGCGTCGACGAACCCCCGCGCCGCCACCACCGTCCCGCGCACGCGCCGTGGGCGATGCCCGTGCGCGTGCTGCCGGGCCCCGACTACGCGTCGTTCGCGGCCGATTCGCAGCAGGCGTTCTGGGACGAGGAATGGCTCGTCACCGCGAACAGCAACCGGATGGGCTATCGCCTCGCCGGCGCCGAGCTGGTGCGCGAGCGGCCCGTCGAGCTGCTGTCGCACGCGGTGCTGCCCGGCACGATCCAGGTGCCGCCGAACGGCCAGCCGATCGTGCTGATGCACGATGCGCAGACCACCGGCGGCTATCCGAAGATCGGCACGGTGATCCACGCGGATCTCTGGAAACTCGCGCAGGCGCGCCTGAACCTGCCGATCCGCTTCGTGCGCACGACGCGCGACGCCGCGCGCACCGCGCTGAGCGCGGAACGTGCGTATCTGCGGCAGATCGACGTCGCGATCGAGATGCGCGAGGAAACGCGCCGCCGCGAGCAATCGCGCGCGGCGTGACAATGTCGTAAGCAACAAGGAGGACGCGCCACGCCATCCGTGGACGACGAACATCATGGAAATCGATCTGAATGCCGATCTCGGCGAAGGATGCGGATCGGACGAGGCGCTGCTCGACCTCGTCACGTCGGCGAACATCGCGTGCGGCTGGCATGCAGGCGGCGCCAATGCGATGCGCGACTGCGTGCGCTGGGCCGTGCAGAAAGGCGTGTCGATCGGCGCACACCCGAGTTTTCACGACCCGGAGAATTTCGGGCGCAAGGAAATGCAGCTGCCGGCCGGCGACATCTACGCGGGCGTGCTGTACCAGCTCGGCGCGCTGTCGGCGATCGCGCAGGCCGAAGGCGGCCGCATCGCGCACGTGAAGCCGCACGGCGCGCTGTACAACCAGGCCGCGCGCGACCCGCTGATCGCCGACGCGGTGGTGTCCGCGATCCACGACTTCGATCCGTCGCTCGCCGTGTTCGGGCTCGCCAACAGCGTGTTCGTCGCGGCCGCGCGCCACGCAGGGCTCGCCGCGGTGGAGGAAGTGTTCGCCGATCGCGGCTATCGTGCGGACGGCTCGCTCGTGCCGCGCAGCCAGCCCGGCGCGCTGATCGACGACGAGAATGCCGTGCTTGCGCGCACGCTCGACATGGTGCGCGAGCGGAAGGTGCGCGCGGTGAGCGGCGAGTGGGTGCCGCTCAATGCGCAGACGGTTTGCCTGCACGGCGACGGCCCGCATGCGCTCGCGTTCGCGAAGCGGATCCGCACGGCGCTCGAAGCGGCGGGTGTCGACGTGGTCGCGCCCGGCGCGCTGCAGGCCGACGAAGACGCCTGAGCGGCGCGCAAGCCCCGCTGCCCTCCGACCAAAACCGTCGCACCAAAGAAAAAAGCGCCCTGGTGGCGCTTTTCTGTTGGCACGATCGCCGCGGACTTCGCCGTCTGTCGATTCGCCCCCCGAAACCGTCTGTCGACGGTGACCGGAAACCTGCTCCGGATTAAAAAACGTCCGCCGCCGCCCGAATACTGCTTCCCCCGGTCGGACGACGGAACGTCGCTTATCCGCAAGTCTGCCGCATGCATTTGTTGTACCGACGATGTTTGGCCCCGCCGTGCATGCAGACACTCCGTGGCCGGCACGCGCATCACGTGCCGGCTACGCTAACCCCGCGCTTTGTTTTCTGCTACCCCGTAGAACTTATCTATTCTTTTCATTTTTTCAACTTGTGGGATGAAGAATAGAGATTCGCGGAACGGGATGTCAATGGTCTTAAACGCTATTTCCTGAGGATTCGAGGGTTTTCCTTATCGGACCGCGCGGCCGCACCGACGCTTCGCAACGCGCGCGCGATGTCGAGCAAACAGGGGAGGATCGGTGCGCGACATCCGGCGCGATCAGTTCGCGTCGACCCGGTATCCTTGCCGGCGCAACAATTCGAGCACGCCGCGCGGGCCGCCCAAATGCAGCGCGCCGATCGCGACGAATACCGGCCTGTCCGGCGCGGCGATTGCCGTCATTCGTGCAACGAAGCGCCGGTTGCGCTCGTACAGGATCTTGTTGTCGATCGACGCCGACAGCGCCTTCGACCGGGCCAGCCGCTCGCTCTTCGCGACCGCCCACGCGGCGATCGCATCGGCGTCGCCAATTTGCCACAGCCGGTGCAGCGCCTTGATGTCGGCCGCGTTCTGCGCCGGCGTCTGCACCATGTCCTGCGCGAGCATCTCGCGCTGCTCGGCGAGTGTCAGCCCGGTGAACGCACGCATCTGCTCGGCCAGCGTCTCGAGCCCGATCACGCGGCCGCCCTTCTTCTTCAGGAACACGTTCTGCAGCTGCGCCTCGGTGCCGTATTCGGTCTGCAGGCCGGCCGACAGCGAGTCGTAGGTCTCGACGACCAGCGCCGCGAGCCACGGCCGCATCCGGCGGATCTCCACGAGCGCGGCCGGATTGCCGCGCAGGCGCGCGGCGAGCCGCTGCCACAGCGGCTCGGGCAGCAGGCGTTGCAGGCACGGGTAGCGGCACACGCCGTACTTCGACACGTCGTCCTGCGATTCGAGCAGATCGTCCGGCGACAGCTCGAGCGCGAGCGTCGGCGACGCGGCCAGCGCCCCGAGGATGCGCGGCCGGAACGGCTGGGCACTCGGGTAGTCGGACGGGTCGCCCGTATGTAGCGTGCCGAGCACGTACAGCGTGACCCGGCCGCGGGTGGCGACATAGAACGGCATGCGCGCGGGCTGCACGCGCACCGTGCCGCGCGCGACCGTGCCGTTCGACACGGACGGCGCGTGGAAGCCCGGCAGGCTCAGGCCGGGCGGCGGTACCTGCGACGGATGGATCGGCGAACTCGACGGCGCGCGCCCTTCGGCACGTGCGGCGTCGGCCGGGACCAGCACGCTGGCGGCCACGCACGCGCCGGCCAGCGCCGCGCCCGTGACCGTGCGCACGCTCCAGCGCCGTGCGTTGCGGCACGCGCGCATCACGCGCGCGCTGCCAGTCCCCGAACGGCGCACGTCTGACGCGCGCGCCGCCAAACCATCAGGCATTCGCCTCCCCCACCTCCTCGGCGCGATGGCAGGCCACGCGGCGTCCGTCGACGTCGCGCAACTGCGGTTCCTCGACACGGCAACGCTCGATCGCGTATGGGCAGCGCTGGTGAAACGCGCAGCCCGACGGCGGATTGAGCGGCGACGGCAGCTCGCCTTGCAGCTTGATCTGCACGCGGCGGTCTTCCTCGAAGATCGCCGGCGTCGCCGACATCAGCGCGCGCGTGTACGGATGCCGTGGCCGTGCGTAGATCGTCGCCTTGTCGCCGAGCTCGGCGACGCTGCCGAAGTACATCACCATCACGTCGTCCGCGACATGCTCGACCACCGCCAGGTTGTGCGAGATGAACACGTAGCTGGTTTTGAACTGCTCCTGCAGATCCATGAACAGGTTCAGGATCTGCGCCTGGATCGACACGTCGAGCGCGGACACCGGCTCGTCGGCGACGACGATGCGCGGATCGAGGATCATCGCGCGCGCGATCGCGACGCGCTGGCGCTGGCCGCCGGAGAACATGTGCGGATAGCGCTTCGCGTGCTCGGGCCGCAGGCCGACCGTGCGCATGATCTGCGCGATGCGCGCCGCGCGTTCGGCGGCCGTCAGGTTCGCGTTGATCTCGAGCGGCTCGCCGAGCGTCTGCTCGACGGTCTTGCGCGGGTTCAGCGACGCGAACGGATTCTGGAACACCATCTGCACGCGTCGGCGCAGGTCGGCGACCGTCTCGCGGTTCGCGCCGGCCACGTTCTTGCCGTCGATCACGAGGCTGCCCGCGGTGGGCGTCTCGATCATCGTGAGCTGGCGCGCGAGCGTCGATTTCCCGCAGCCCGACTCGCCGACGACCGCGAGCGTCTTGCCGCGCTTGAGCGTGAACGACACGCCGTTCAGCGCCTTCACGGTGCCCTGCCCGAACATCCCGCGCTTCACCGAGTAGTGCTTCGCGAGGCCGTCCGCGATCAGCACCGCTTCCTCGTCGTCGTGCGGCGCACGCGTTTCGTGGACTGCATTCATCGTGCGCCTCCCGTCTGGTCGAGGTTGGAAATATTGAGCGGCTTGATGCAGCGCGCACGCATCGCATCGTTGGCCGGCACCAGCGTGTCGAGCGCCGGACGCGCCTTGCGGCAATCGTCGACGACGTACTTGCAGCGCGGCGCGAACAGGCAGCCGGACGGGCGATCATCGCGGCCCGGCACCATGCCCGGCAATGCGGCAAGGCGACGCGCCCCCTTATTGTGCTCGGGAATCGCCGCGAGCAGCGCTTCGGTGTACGGATGATGCGGCGCACGGAAGATGTCCGGCACGCGATTGGTCTCGATGACCTCGCCCGC from Burkholderia ambifaria AMMD includes:
- a CDS encoding TraB/GumN family protein — its product is MPDGLAARASDVRRSGTGSARVMRACRNARRWSVRTVTGAALAGACVAASVLVPADAARAEGRAPSSSPIHPSQVPPPGLSLPGFHAPSVSNGTVARGTVRVQPARMPFYVATRGRVTLYVLGTLHTGDPSDYPSAQPFRPRILGALAASPTLALELSPDDLLESQDDVSKYGVCRYPCLQRLLPEPLWQRLAARLRGNPAALVEIRRMRPWLAALVVETYDSLSAGLQTEYGTEAQLQNVFLKKKGGRVIGLETLAEQMRAFTGLTLAEQREMLAQDMVQTPAQNAADIKALHRLWQIGDADAIAAWAVAKSERLARSKALSASIDNKILYERNRRFVARMTAIAAPDRPVFVAIGALHLGGPRGVLELLRRQGYRVDAN
- a CDS encoding complex I NDUFA9 subunit family protein, coding for MDRQTVALLGGTGFIGSRLVNALIDAGKHVRIGTRRRDHARHLQMLPVEIVELDALDTRTLARFVAGAHAAINLVGVLHDGRGTPYGPGFERAHVALPAALAAACVEVGVQRVLHMSALGADSHGASMYQRSKGDGEAALHAVAATDSLALTIFRPSVVFGPGDTFLNTFANLQRTLPVLPLAMPDARFQPVFVGDVVTAFVNTLDLTAAHGKTYELGGPTVYTLEQLVRYCGTLVGRQARIVRLSDALAQLQARVFECLPGEPMITRDNLASMSVPNVLSGPLAPELGLSPASLESIAPAYLGDGAQRSRFDWFRSRR
- the pxpB gene encoding 5-oxoprolinase subunit PxpB: MTQPRIYPLGDAALVCEVPPPATLDCQRRVWAVAEVARAWPDVIDVVPGMNNLTIVFDALAATAESLTPALRDAWETADVEHAEGREVEIPVEYGGTAGPDLPAVAAHTGLSADEVVARHAAGEYVVFFVGFQPGFAYLGGLDASLHTPRRAAPRLEVPAGSVGIGGAQTGIYPATSPGGWQLIGRTSHVLFDPTRAQPTLLLPGDRVRFTIAGVDAT
- a CDS encoding winged helix DNA-binding protein, translating into MKRPATKIVSSEHLVSESSAELSELEYGLIMAGNAFNRWMVRCMSAAGAKDMTAVEVSLLHHVSHRERKKKLADICFVLNIEDTHVATYALKKLIARGYVKSEKSGKEVFFFATDAGRELCLKYREVREHCLIETLKDSGLTNAQIGDAAQLLRHASGLYDTAARAAASL
- the pxpA gene encoding 5-oxoprolinase subunit PxpA, with translation MEIDLNADLGEGCGSDEALLDLVTSANIACGWHAGGANAMRDCVRWAVQKGVSIGAHPSFHDPENFGRKEMQLPAGDIYAGVLYQLGALSAIAQAEGGRIAHVKPHGALYNQAARDPLIADAVVSAIHDFDPSLAVFGLANSVFVAAARHAGLAAVEEVFADRGYRADGSLVPRSQPGALIDDENAVLARTLDMVRERKVRAVSGEWVPLNAQTVCLHGDGPHALAFAKRIRTALEAAGVDVVAPGALQADEDA
- a CDS encoding lytic transglycosylase domain-containing protein, with the protein product MSNSLFRVYRAVALTLSAAALVAGTAACAAPGDDTLAGDDQIFVQLREAARRNDAAKAAQLASLIPNYPVPSYVEYFQIKPQLFDSTGRARVDAPDAPVQSFLQRYDGQAIADRMRNDYLLVLGARHDWRNFDDQYKRFVLDDDTQVKCYALESRAARGENVADAARALLVEPKYYGDACVDLITALTVNHQFTSDDVWQQARLAYEQNYTTLGGKIVDALGPRPVDFDQATSAPPLYLARGVGPDAASHQLALIALGRMARNDPDAAAGMLTSVAGSLTKPEQAIAWGAIGYQGAIKRSPLASVWYAKSANAQLSNPGYEWRTRAALLAGNWPMVRWSIEQMPPSLREDPAWIYWHARALKQSGDTLQANQEFEQVAGQYNFYGQLAGEELGQRTSVPPRTKVSDADIGAMSKIPGFALAQRFYALNLRLEGNREWNWPLRGMTDRQLLAAAEYGKRVDLLDRTVNTADRTKAEHDFTLRYPSPYRDIVERYAQSSGLDIEWAYGLIRQESRFITNARSSVGAGGLMQLMPATAQLVAKKLGMGTITRAQMHDINTNIQLGTWYLADIYNNFDSSPVLATAGYNAGPGRPRQWRQVLTQPVEGAIFAETIPFNETRDYVKNVLSNTVYYAALFEGKPQSLKKRLGMISP
- a CDS encoding biotin-dependent carboxyltransferase family protein; this translates as MSQNTAPGTIEVVRAGPLSTVQDLGRRGTRHLGVAQGGALDGLALEVGNRLVGNRPDAAAVEITIGPAAFRFTRATRIAITGTEFGATLDGKPVYSWWSLPVEAGQTLVLPAAKRGMRGYLCIAGGVDVLPMLGSRSTDLASRFGGLGGRALRDGDRLPVGVPPAGAGCLAADAPEFGVKAPMWCAFVRVDEPPRRHHRPAHAPWAMPVRVLPGPDYASFAADSQQAFWDEEWLVTANSNRMGYRLAGAELVRERPVELLSHAVLPGTIQVPPNGQPIVLMHDAQTTGGYPKIGTVIHADLWKLAQARLNLPIRFVRTTRDAARTALSAERAYLRQIDVAIEMREETRRREQSRAA
- a CDS encoding glutathione S-transferase family protein → MKLVIGDKNYSSWSMRPWLLLAHFGIPFDEVAIELRRDDTAARIREYSPTGKVPCLIDDHGTAIWDSLAIAETLAERYPQFPMWPADPLERVHARCISAEMHSGFAALRTQMGMNVRASMPGRGATPDALADVARIDALWSACIEASGGPFLFGEFGIADAMYAPVVMRFNTYAPALSPEAAGYAARVTALPAVQRWIDAARRETNVIAEYEPNP
- a CDS encoding peptide ABC transporter ATP-binding protein gives rise to the protein MNAVHETRAPHDDEEAVLIADGLAKHYSVKRGMFGQGTVKALNGVSFTLKRGKTLAVVGESGCGKSTLARQLTMIETPTAGSLVIDGKNVAGANRETVADLRRRVQMVFQNPFASLNPRKTVEQTLGEPLEINANLTAAERAARIAQIMRTVGLRPEHAKRYPHMFSGGQRQRVAIARAMILDPRIVVADEPVSALDVSIQAQILNLFMDLQEQFKTSYVFISHNLAVVEHVADDVMVMYFGSVAELGDKATIYARPRHPYTRALMSATPAIFEEDRRVQIKLQGELPSPLNPPSGCAFHQRCPYAIERCRVEEPQLRDVDGRRVACHRAEEVGEANA
- a CDS encoding 5-formyltetrahydrofolate cyclo-ligase: MEHELSESIACNPVPNPKVALRKTLAGARRDAASQPAANAALDARLRALLERLAPRTVGFYWPLPGEFDARDAVLAWSAAGSGRRAALPVIGERHTPLAFHAWDAHTPMREGHHRIPEPASGVVVVPDLLLIPCVGFDLERYRLGYGGGYYDRTLAVWPGDTLPVTVGIAYEACRVDALPAEAHDLAMRWIVTDAALYPAAG